The following proteins are encoded in a genomic region of Burkholderia cepacia:
- a CDS encoding PACE efflux transporter, translated as MQGLPRRITQAVLYEAIAISCISPAIAAIFKQDLAYSGALSATMSAIALLWNMIFNALFERWEASRRQPARTLGRRILHATGFEGGLIFILVPVVSWWLDISWVDAFVVDIGLFAFFFCYAFVFQWAFDRVFDVPAATKGS; from the coding sequence GTGCAAGGCCTACCGCGCAGGATCACGCAGGCGGTGCTCTACGAAGCGATCGCCATCTCCTGCATCTCGCCCGCGATCGCGGCGATCTTCAAGCAGGATCTCGCCTATTCGGGTGCGTTGTCGGCGACGATGTCGGCGATTGCGCTGCTGTGGAACATGATCTTCAACGCGCTGTTCGAGCGCTGGGAAGCGTCGCGCCGGCAGCCGGCGCGTACGCTCGGGCGGCGGATCCTGCATGCGACCGGATTCGAAGGCGGGCTGATCTTCATCCTCGTGCCGGTCGTGTCGTGGTGGCTCGACATCTCGTGGGTCGACGCGTTCGTCGTCGATATCGGGTTGTTCGCGTTCTTCTTCTGCTACGCGTTCGTGTTCCAGTGGGCGTTCGATCGCGTGTTCGACGTGCCGGCGGCGACGAAGGGGTCGTGA
- a CDS encoding trimeric intracellular cation channel family protein, producing the protein MKRIEQVVLAADLAGTAVFAVEGANAAIGAGLDLFGVMVLSLVVALGGGVIRDLLIGARPPSAVSDWRYPALAFAAGLFAFVFHARVAEFSPSLLTTLDAAGLALFAVAGAVKALEFRVHPFIATLMGAVTGCGGGVVRDVLLARIPVVLVTDIYASAALLGAVVVVACRRLGCPPVVAAVLGGIACFALRMAAVRFGWQLPKIAAGA; encoded by the coding sequence ATGAAGCGCATCGAGCAAGTCGTGCTTGCCGCCGATCTCGCGGGCACGGCGGTGTTCGCGGTCGAGGGCGCCAATGCGGCGATCGGCGCCGGACTCGACCTGTTTGGCGTGATGGTGCTGTCGCTCGTCGTCGCGCTCGGCGGCGGCGTGATCCGCGATCTGCTGATCGGCGCACGGCCGCCCAGCGCCGTCAGCGACTGGCGTTATCCGGCGCTTGCATTCGCTGCAGGGCTGTTCGCGTTCGTCTTTCATGCGCGGGTGGCCGAGTTCTCGCCGTCGCTGCTCACGACGCTCGATGCGGCCGGCCTCGCGTTGTTCGCGGTCGCGGGCGCGGTGAAGGCGCTCGAATTCCGCGTTCATCCGTTCATCGCGACGCTGATGGGCGCCGTGACCGGGTGCGGTGGCGGCGTCGTGCGCGACGTGCTGCTCGCGCGGATACCGGTTGTACTGGTCACGGATATCTATGCGAGCGCGGCGCTGCTCGGCGCGGTCGTCGTCGTGGCGTGCCGGCGGCTCGGTTGCCCGCCCGTCGTCGCGGCCGTGCTTGGCGGTATCGCCTGCTTTGCGCTGCGGATGGCGGCGGTGCGCTTCGGCTGGCAACTGCCGAAAATTGCCGCCGGGGCGTGA